A window of Candidatus Anoxymicrobium japonicum contains these coding sequences:
- a CDS encoding disulfide reductase, with product MNSLKPRIGVYVCHCGINIGAVVDVPAVVEHVSKAPGVAVAREYTYMCSDPGQGLIKDDIKNLGLNRVIVASCSPRMHEPTFRKTLKEAGLNPYLLEMANIREQCSWVHEDHAEATSKAKKLIEAAIAKVALLDALEEKEVDVIPSCLVIGAGIAGIQAALDIADAGFKVYVVEKTPSVGGHMSQLDKTFPTLDCSACILTPKMVDVANHPNIELMTYSQVEAVEGYVGNFKAKIRKKARYVDFNKCTGCGVCAENCRLAGRIPSEFDEQMGNRSAIYLPFPQAVPAKYTIDPERCLQLSKGKCGKEGPACAEACTAGAVNFEQEDELVEIECGTIIVATGYDVFDMNKKPEYGWADNDNVITGLEFERLASASGPTGGKPLLGRDKKGEGGYLPDKVSFIHCVGSRDKSVDNEYCSRVCCMYLAKQAHLIRDKLPEADITVFYMDVRAFGKGFEEFYDRVRREGVRYIRGNPSEIYRKSADPDDHTMIIKVEDTLTGTPMEHEADMVVLGVGLTPRKDIREIIDIFKLSQSTDGFFLEAHPKLRPVDTASDGVFLAGCCQGPKDIPDTVAQAKGAASSALILMAYGKVKVEAQVSVVNADQCRGCGFCVEVCPFGAIELVDENRMGNIVKVAQVNEALCKGCGSCAAACLSGAIQPRSFKDEQILPQIAALGVNTQ from the coding sequence TTGAACAGTTTGAAACCCAGAATAGGAGTGTACGTCTGCCACTGCGGCATCAACATAGGCGCCGTGGTTGACGTGCCGGCGGTTGTCGAGCATGTCTCGAAGGCGCCGGGGGTCGCTGTCGCGCGAGAGTACACTTACATGTGCTCGGATCCCGGCCAGGGGCTCATCAAAGATGACATCAAAAACCTGGGGCTCAACCGGGTCATAGTGGCATCCTGCTCCCCCCGCATGCACGAGCCTACTTTCCGCAAGACCCTCAAGGAAGCGGGGCTGAACCCGTACCTCCTGGAGATGGCGAACATCCGGGAGCAGTGCTCCTGGGTGCACGAGGATCACGCCGAAGCTACCAGCAAGGCAAAGAAGCTCATCGAGGCCGCGATCGCGAAAGTGGCGTTGCTCGACGCGCTCGAGGAGAAGGAAGTGGACGTCATCCCCTCCTGTCTCGTAATCGGCGCCGGCATAGCGGGCATCCAGGCCGCGCTCGACATAGCGGACGCGGGCTTCAAGGTTTACGTCGTCGAGAAGACCCCATCGGTGGGCGGGCACATGAGCCAGCTCGACAAGACGTTCCCGACTCTGGACTGCTCCGCCTGCATACTGACGCCTAAGATGGTGGACGTTGCCAACCACCCGAACATCGAACTCATGACCTATTCACAGGTGGAGGCGGTCGAGGGATATGTCGGCAACTTCAAGGCGAAGATTCGCAAGAAGGCGCGCTACGTCGATTTCAACAAGTGCACTGGGTGTGGCGTCTGCGCGGAGAACTGCAGGCTGGCGGGTCGCATCCCCTCCGAGTTCGACGAGCAGATGGGCAACAGATCCGCGATCTACCTGCCGTTTCCACAAGCCGTCCCCGCCAAGTACACGATCGACCCGGAGCGATGCCTTCAGTTGTCTAAGGGCAAATGCGGCAAGGAAGGCCCCGCGTGCGCGGAGGCGTGCACGGCGGGCGCGGTCAACTTCGAGCAGGAAGACGAGCTGGTGGAGATCGAGTGCGGCACGATCATCGTGGCGACAGGATACGACGTGTTCGACATGAACAAAAAGCCCGAGTACGGCTGGGCCGACAACGACAATGTCATCACGGGACTCGAGTTCGAGCGCCTGGCGTCGGCATCGGGTCCGACGGGAGGGAAACCCCTGCTCGGCCGTGACAAGAAAGGCGAGGGCGGGTACCTCCCTGACAAAGTCTCATTCATACACTGCGTGGGCTCGCGCGACAAGTCGGTCGACAACGAGTACTGCTCGCGAGTGTGCTGCATGTACCTGGCGAAGCAGGCACACCTTATCAGGGACAAGCTTCCCGAGGCGGATATCACTGTTTTCTACATGGACGTGCGCGCGTTCGGCAAAGGCTTCGAGGAGTTCTACGACAGGGTGAGGCGCGAGGGCGTCCGGTACATCCGTGGAAATCCGAGTGAAATATACCGCAAGAGCGCGGATCCGGACGACCACACCATGATAATCAAAGTCGAAGACACTCTTACCGGGACGCCCATGGAACATGAAGCCGACATGGTCGTCCTTGGCGTCGGACTGACGCCGCGCAAAGATATTCGCGAGATCATCGACATTTTCAAGCTCTCGCAATCCACCGACGGTTTTTTCCTTGAGGCGCACCCCAAACTGCGCCCGGTCGACACCGCGTCTGACGGAGTCTTCCTGGCGGGTTGCTGCCAGGGGCCCAAGGATATACCCGACACCGTGGCCCAGGCGAAAGGCGCCGCGTCAAGCGCTCTCATTTTGATGGCGTACGGGAAAGTGAAGGTGGAAGCGCAAGTCTCGGTCGTGAACGCGGATCAGTGCCGCGGCTGTGGCTTCTGCGTTGAGGTCTGCCCGTTCGGGGCGATTGAGTTGGTGGACGAGAACCGCATGGGCAATATCGTAAAGGTCGCGCAAGTCAACGAGGCGTTATGCAAGGGTTGCGGCTCATGCGCGGCGGCGTGCCTGTCGGGGGCCATCCAGCCCAGATCCTTCAAGGATGAACAGATACTGCCCCAGATCGCGGCGCTGGGGGTGAATACGCAATGA